A stretch of Vibrio maritimus DNA encodes these proteins:
- the fcrX gene encoding ferric iron uptake transcriptional regulator FcrX — protein MSDNNKALKDAGLKVTLPRLKILEVLQKPEYQHISAEDLYKKLIDLGEEIGLATVYRVLNQFDDAGIVTRHHFEGGKSVFELSTQHHHDHLVCLDCGEVIEFSDDLIETRQKEIAAKYNIELTNHSLYLYGKCIGGACKTDPKAHKPK, from the coding sequence ATGTCAGACAATAACAAGGCACTTAAGGACGCGGGACTGAAGGTCACGTTGCCAAGACTTAAAATTTTAGAAGTACTGCAGAAGCCAGAGTACCAACACATTAGCGCAGAAGACTTGTATAAGAAGCTTATCGACCTTGGCGAAGAGATCGGTCTAGCAACAGTTTATCGAGTATTGAACCAATTTGATGATGCCGGCATTGTCACTCGTCACCATTTCGAAGGCGGCAAGTCAGTATTTGAACTATCAACTCAGCACCATCACGACCACCTAGTGTGCCTAGACTGTGGTGAAGTCATTGAGTTCTCTGATGACCTAATCGAAACTCGTCAGAAAGAAATCGCGGCGAAATACAATATCGAGCTGACTAACCACAGCTTGTACCTATACGGTAAGTGTATTGGCGGCGCGTGTAAGACTGACCCTAAGGCGCATAAGCCTAAGTAA